Proteins encoded together in one Microbacterium oxydans window:
- a CDS encoding DUF58 domain-containing protein gives MRRRRSLTSRGAGALVAALCCMIAANVAGARILLYIGILLAALTLFSLLAVRLPRRSGTVTRQISTDLLTVSETSRVTVRFSLRALRVPRGLWRDVLPDAVSGDAGGDYPPTNGQLSYQITGIRRGVWPLGPLMLRTVDPFGLAQREQSFGDTRSVTVVPEVFALAPLAVRVGAAGGTAHTSSTRLGQGSDNLSPRGYIPGDSMRRIHWRATAHRGQLMVRQEEEESSPDAVVVLDRSSRGWDAPGSEADPAFEAAVSLCASAAVHLAAEGYSVDVIDSAGGLLGELRGHEDDRDGLLVALAMVAPRGDSRDLATLIGGTPPGPLVYITGRLDEEDAVLLRPAGATAPMLFSADLLPGAAEAAAPHGWTVVPLGADIAEAWEDAVSARIGVGDVPR, from the coding sequence ATGCGCAGACGCCGATCCCTCACCAGCCGCGGCGCCGGTGCGCTCGTCGCCGCGCTCTGCTGCATGATCGCCGCCAACGTCGCGGGCGCCCGCATCCTGCTCTACATCGGGATCCTGCTGGCCGCCCTCACCCTCTTCTCCCTCCTCGCCGTCCGCCTCCCCCGGCGTTCCGGCACCGTGACCCGCCAGATCTCCACCGACCTGTTGACGGTGTCCGAGACCTCCCGCGTGACGGTGCGGTTCTCCCTGCGCGCCCTGCGCGTGCCCCGCGGTCTGTGGCGGGACGTGCTGCCCGACGCGGTCTCCGGAGACGCCGGCGGCGACTATCCCCCGACGAACGGCCAGCTCAGCTACCAGATCACCGGCATCCGTCGCGGCGTCTGGCCGCTCGGTCCGCTGATGCTGCGCACCGTCGACCCGTTCGGGCTGGCGCAGCGCGAGCAGTCGTTCGGGGACACCCGGAGCGTGACGGTCGTCCCGGAGGTGTTCGCCCTCGCCCCGCTCGCCGTGCGCGTCGGCGCCGCCGGCGGGACCGCGCACACCTCGTCGACCCGGCTCGGCCAGGGCAGCGACAACCTGTCACCGCGCGGCTACATCCCCGGCGACTCGATGCGTCGCATCCACTGGCGGGCGACCGCACACCGCGGACAGCTCATGGTGCGCCAGGAGGAAGAGGAGTCGAGCCCGGACGCGGTCGTCGTGCTCGACCGCAGCAGCCGCGGCTGGGACGCACCGGGCTCCGAGGCGGACCCGGCGTTCGAAGCGGCCGTCTCGCTGTGCGCGTCCGCGGCCGTGCACCTCGCCGCCGAGGGTTACAGCGTCGACGTGATCGACAGCGCGGGCGGCCTGCTGGGTGAGCTGCGCGGCCATGAGGACGACCGCGACGGTCTGCTGGTGGCCCTCGCGATGGTCGCTCCGCGGGGCGACAGCCGCGATCTGGCGACGCTCATCGGGGGAACGCCGCCCGGCCCGCTCGTGTACATCACCGGTCGCCTCGACGAAGAGGACGCGGTCCTGCTGCGTCCGGCCGGAGCCACCGCCCCCATGCTGTTCAGCGCGGATCTGCTGCCCGGCGCGGCCGAGGCCGCGGCCCCGCACGGCTGGACCGTGGTCCCGCTCGGCGCCGACATCGCCGAGGCGTGGGAGGACGCGGTGTCCGCGCGGATCGGAGTCGGCGATGTTCCGCGCTGA
- a CDS encoding DUF3488 and transglutaminase-like domain-containing protein, with amino-acid sequence MFRAEQSRSAPAAPSAPQWHRDREERTGVGGPGVLAATAALVAMWPFTSVISPGGWSITVLGVIIVVAGTGMLARHLLRRRTPWISDLLTFAAQVLATIALLTMLIAGPTAILGIFPTATTLALFGALGAAAGEAVVFGSAPLDATPALAAVMGAGFALVAILLDHLVAHRSAVLAVLLTGAIGAIPMIVTLGETNIFWFVLFGVIALVLFRYTARRHPESPRSSSVPLAVTVGAAALVTTLVIAPVLPVASNVAGTGVGVTVDASLRLGDDLRQPNPVEVLTVAEEGDSAPYLRLTTLSRFDGRVWQPDRGNLQSQDEGFGAPEWGEGITVEEQNTSIRVLRMSSSWLPVPYPATAVQGLTGSWRVSPDNRTLFSRSADAVGNDYTVTSSRPLPTLEQIRALDAAAPTVDPDAEPVELPAIIGDLASEVTADASTDYDRLVALQSWFRTQFAYSLETPVEEGFDGTGAEAVAQFLEVRRGYCVHFAGAFALMAESLGMQVRIVVGYLPGTLTDEKRGDESVFSVTSDQLHSWPEVLFPGVGWVPFEPTASLGVPTAFRAGVTQGGGPDTPTSPAPTTSPQAEQTPGAEVDRGDPGSESAGGNGQRPLDAMPVVFTALGVVVLLLLPALIRLVERRSRLNRARRGDPAAAWAELRDTLIDLELPVSDADTPRVRAAGLVRGSNADATALRRLTDAVEQANYARSGEEPTDLAVPLREVLAQLHRSVDRPTRVRAALLPRSLYAPRAAEPGVTV; translated from the coding sequence ATGTTCCGCGCTGAGCAGTCGCGGTCCGCGCCGGCCGCACCCTCTGCTCCGCAGTGGCATCGCGACCGCGAGGAGCGGACGGGGGTGGGCGGCCCCGGAGTCCTGGCCGCCACGGCCGCGCTCGTGGCGATGTGGCCGTTCACGTCGGTGATCTCCCCGGGCGGATGGTCGATCACGGTGCTCGGCGTGATCATCGTCGTGGCCGGCACCGGGATGCTCGCCCGGCACCTGCTGCGACGACGCACCCCCTGGATCAGCGATCTCCTCACGTTCGCGGCGCAGGTCCTGGCCACCATCGCCCTCCTGACCATGCTCATCGCGGGCCCGACCGCGATCCTCGGGATCTTCCCGACCGCCACCACGCTGGCCCTGTTCGGAGCGCTCGGCGCCGCGGCCGGGGAGGCGGTCGTGTTCGGCTCCGCACCGCTGGATGCCACGCCCGCACTCGCCGCCGTCATGGGAGCGGGGTTCGCGCTCGTCGCGATCCTGCTCGATCATCTCGTCGCGCATCGCTCGGCGGTGCTGGCCGTCCTGCTGACCGGCGCCATCGGGGCGATCCCGATGATCGTCACGCTGGGCGAGACCAACATCTTCTGGTTCGTGCTGTTCGGCGTGATCGCCCTCGTCCTGTTCCGGTACACCGCGAGGCGGCATCCGGAATCGCCCCGCAGCTCCTCGGTCCCCCTCGCCGTCACCGTGGGGGCCGCCGCCCTGGTGACGACCCTGGTGATCGCGCCGGTGCTGCCCGTCGCCTCGAACGTGGCCGGCACCGGGGTCGGCGTCACGGTCGACGCCTCGCTGCGCCTGGGCGACGACCTGCGCCAGCCCAACCCGGTCGAGGTGCTCACCGTGGCCGAGGAGGGCGACTCCGCTCCGTACCTGCGCCTGACCACGCTCTCCCGCTTCGACGGTCGCGTCTGGCAGCCGGACCGCGGCAACCTCCAGTCGCAGGACGAGGGCTTCGGCGCACCGGAGTGGGGCGAGGGCATCACGGTGGAGGAGCAGAACACCTCCATCCGGGTGCTGCGGATGTCGAGCTCGTGGCTGCCCGTGCCGTACCCCGCCACCGCGGTGCAGGGGCTCACCGGCTCCTGGCGCGTCTCCCCCGACAACCGCACCCTCTTCTCCCGCAGCGCCGACGCCGTGGGCAACGACTACACCGTCACCTCGTCGCGCCCTCTCCCGACGCTCGAGCAGATCCGTGCCCTCGACGCGGCCGCGCCGACGGTCGACCCGGATGCCGAGCCGGTCGAACTCCCCGCGATCATCGGCGATCTCGCCTCCGAGGTCACCGCGGACGCGAGCACCGACTACGACCGCCTCGTGGCCCTGCAGAGCTGGTTCCGCACGCAGTTCGCGTACTCCCTGGAGACGCCGGTGGAAGAGGGCTTCGACGGCACCGGCGCCGAGGCCGTCGCACAGTTCCTCGAGGTGCGACGGGGATACTGCGTGCACTTCGCCGGGGCCTTCGCGCTGATGGCGGAGAGCCTGGGGATGCAGGTGCGCATCGTCGTCGGCTACCTCCCGGGCACGCTGACCGACGAGAAGCGCGGTGACGAGTCGGTCTTCTCGGTGACCAGCGACCAGCTGCACTCCTGGCCCGAGGTCCTGTTCCCCGGTGTGGGCTGGGTGCCGTTCGAGCCGACCGCGTCGCTGGGCGTTCCCACCGCGTTCCGCGCCGGAGTGACGCAGGGCGGCGGTCCGGACACCCCGACGAGCCCCGCCCCGACCACCAGCCCGCAGGCCGAGCAGACCCCTGGGGCAGAGGTCGACCGCGGCGACCCGGGCAGCGAGTCGGCCGGCGGCAACGGGCAGCGCCCCCTCGACGCGATGCCCGTCGTGTTCACCGCGCTCGGCGTCGTGGTGCTGCTCCTGCTGCCGGCGCTGATCCGTCTCGTGGAGCGTCGCAGCCGTCTGAACCGCGCCCGCCGCGGTGATCCGGCCGCGGCCTGGGCCGAGCTCCGTGACACGCTCATCGACCTCGAGCTGCCGGTGTCCGACGCCGACACCCCGCGGGTCCGCGCAGCCGGACTGGTGCGGGGGAGCAACGCGGATGCGACGGCGCTGCGACGACTGACCGATGCCGTCGAGCAGGCCAACTACGCACGCTCCGGTGAGGAGCCGACCGATCTCGCGGTGCCGCTGCGCGAGGTGCTCGCCCAGCTGCACCGCAGCGTCGACCGACCGACGCGGGTGCGCGCGGCGCTGCTGCCGCGCTCGCTCTACGCGCCGCGCGCGGCCGAGCCCGGTGTGACCGTCTGA
- a CDS encoding rhodanese-related sulfurtransferase → MATPKIVLFYAFTPLADPEAVRVWQRDLGEALGLRGRLLISKDGINGTLGGDIAALKKWRRSFRSYAPFADADIKWSDGTGLDADGRSLDFPKLSVKVRDEIVSFGAPGELRVDEGGVVGGGTRLTPEELHGLIDERGEDVVFFDGRNALEAQIGRFRGAVVPDTETTRDFVRLLDSGAYDDLKGKPVVTYCTGGIRCEVLSSLMTARGFGEVYQLEGGIVRYGEKYGDDGLWDGSLYVFDGRGSVDFSDHAAVIGECAGCGAPTKRTANCPDPSCRSQFVVCEACVAVACDAHAA, encoded by the coding sequence GTGGCAACCCCCAAGATCGTCCTCTTCTATGCGTTCACACCCCTGGCCGACCCCGAGGCCGTGCGGGTCTGGCAGCGCGATCTCGGCGAAGCACTCGGCCTGCGCGGACGACTGCTCATCTCGAAGGACGGCATCAACGGCACGCTCGGCGGTGACATCGCCGCGCTGAAGAAGTGGCGGCGCTCCTTCCGCTCCTACGCGCCGTTCGCGGACGCGGACATCAAGTGGAGCGACGGGACCGGGCTGGATGCCGACGGCCGCAGCCTCGACTTCCCGAAGCTCAGCGTGAAGGTGCGCGACGAGATCGTCTCCTTCGGTGCACCGGGCGAGCTCCGCGTCGACGAGGGCGGTGTCGTCGGCGGCGGCACACGACTGACCCCGGAGGAGCTGCACGGGCTGATCGACGAGCGCGGCGAGGACGTGGTGTTCTTCGACGGCCGGAACGCCCTCGAAGCGCAGATCGGACGGTTCCGCGGCGCGGTCGTGCCCGACACCGAGACCACCAGGGACTTCGTCCGCCTCCTCGACTCCGGCGCCTACGACGACCTCAAGGGCAAGCCCGTCGTCACGTACTGCACCGGAGGGATCCGCTGCGAGGTGTTGTCGAGCCTCATGACGGCCCGGGGGTTCGGCGAGGTCTACCAGCTCGAGGGCGGCATCGTCCGGTACGGGGAGAAGTACGGCGACGACGGCCTCTGGGACGGATCGCTCTACGTCTTCGACGGACGGGGTTCGGTCGACTTCTCCGACCACGCTGCGGTCATCGGGGAGTGCGCGGGCTGCGGGGCGCCCACCAAGCGCACCGCGAACTGCCCCGACCCGTCCTGCCGATCGCAGTTCGTCGTGTGCGAAGCCTGCGTGGCCGTCGCCTGCGACGCCCACGCCGCCTGA
- a CDS encoding AAA family ATPase: MPENAPLSPVTIDAEKFAVQTSAILGSIGQVIDGKPDAVRSALVCLLAEGHLLIEDVPGVGKTMLARALAASVDATVRRIQFTPDLLPGDVTGVSVYNPVDREFEFKRGAVFAHIVIADEINRSSPKTQSALLEAMEEGQVTVDGATHLLPSPFLVVATQNPLEMEGTYALPEAQRDRFMMRISMGYPDAAAEALMLRQRDVVSPLAAVTPVADAASIAQLIAWARSVHVAPALEEYAVALAQATRSDPNLHLGASPRATLQLIRAAKVWAALDGREYVIPDDITALLIPVLAHRLLPARGAHRAGAQPVEAALTQIVERVRVPVATRS; this comes from the coding sequence ATGCCAGAGAACGCCCCCCTGAGCCCGGTGACGATCGACGCCGAGAAGTTCGCCGTGCAGACGTCGGCCATCCTCGGCTCCATCGGCCAGGTGATCGACGGCAAGCCGGATGCCGTGCGCAGCGCCCTGGTCTGCCTGCTGGCCGAGGGGCATCTGCTCATCGAAGACGTCCCCGGGGTCGGCAAGACGATGCTCGCCCGGGCTCTGGCCGCGAGCGTAGACGCGACCGTGCGTCGCATCCAGTTCACGCCCGACCTGCTCCCCGGCGACGTCACGGGCGTCTCGGTGTACAACCCGGTCGACCGGGAGTTCGAGTTCAAGCGCGGCGCCGTGTTCGCGCACATCGTCATCGCCGACGAGATCAACCGCTCCTCCCCCAAGACGCAGTCCGCTCTGCTCGAGGCGATGGAGGAGGGCCAGGTCACCGTCGACGGCGCCACCCACCTGCTCCCCTCGCCCTTCCTGGTCGTCGCGACCCAGAATCCGCTCGAGATGGAGGGCACCTACGCGCTCCCCGAGGCACAGCGCGACCGGTTCATGATGCGCATCTCGATGGGTTATCCGGATGCCGCGGCCGAGGCGCTCATGCTCCGCCAGCGTGACGTCGTGAGCCCGCTCGCCGCCGTGACGCCGGTCGCCGATGCCGCATCCATCGCCCAGCTCATCGCGTGGGCGCGTTCGGTCCACGTCGCCCCCGCGCTCGAGGAGTACGCCGTCGCCCTCGCGCAGGCCACCCGCTCCGACCCGAACCTCCACCTGGGCGCGAGCCCTCGGGCGACGCTGCAGCTGATCCGGGCCGCCAAGGTATGGGCCGCGCTCGACGGGCGCGAGTACGTGATCCCCGACGACATCACGGCCCTGCTCATCCCGGTCCTCGCGCACCGCCTGCTCCCCGCCCGCGGAGCCCACCGCGCGGGTGCACAGCCGGTCGAGGCCGCGCTCACCCAGATCGTCGAGCGGGTGCGCGTGCCCGTCGCGACCCGTTCCTGA
- a CDS encoding ABC transporter permease → MRGVIRSEVLRSVSGISLLAVYLVALLLPVFVLFSDGSRFGLGGLDAGAATTRLLEPLAWCAIAAAYDGAYAVTREYYYGSMDRTLVGVGFPRAFAGKLVAGAVTAVALSIGIFVVWTAGVSLLLRKDGLALVLTPDAWRIYAGALVGTVLGALIGGAIGWLTRSYYVTAALVLILPMVVEFALLRTAPEVARFSPGLALAAVSVPGYQDRLLDVVPALGVALAWTVGLAAVAWIRGRRRVA, encoded by the coding sequence ATGAGGGGCGTCATCCGCAGCGAGGTGCTGCGCTCCGTGAGCGGGATCTCCCTCCTGGCGGTCTACCTCGTCGCCCTGCTCCTGCCCGTCTTCGTGCTCTTCTCCGACGGGTCGCGCTTCGGCCTCGGTGGCCTCGACGCCGGTGCGGCCACCACGCGTCTGCTGGAACCGCTCGCGTGGTGCGCCATCGCCGCCGCCTACGACGGCGCCTACGCCGTCACGCGCGAGTACTACTACGGCTCGATGGACAGGACGCTCGTCGGCGTCGGCTTCCCACGGGCGTTCGCGGGCAAGCTCGTCGCCGGTGCCGTGACGGCGGTCGCGCTGTCGATCGGCATCTTCGTCGTCTGGACGGCGGGCGTCTCGCTCCTCCTGAGGAAGGACGGGCTCGCGCTCGTTCTCACCCCGGATGCGTGGCGCATCTATGCCGGCGCGCTCGTCGGCACGGTGCTCGGCGCCCTCATCGGGGGAGCGATCGGCTGGCTCACCCGCAGCTACTACGTGACCGCCGCCCTCGTCCTGATCCTCCCGATGGTCGTGGAGTTCGCGCTGCTACGCACGGCCCCCGAGGTGGCGAGGTTCTCGCCCGGGCTGGCGCTGGCCGCCGTGAGCGTTCCCGGATACCAGGACCGCCTGCTCGATGTCGTGCCCGCCCTCGGCGTCGCGCTCGCGTGGACGGTCGGACTGGCCGCGGTCGCCTGGATCCGGGGACGCCGGAGGGTCGCGTGA